In one window of Thermococcus sp. M36 DNA:
- a CDS encoding HisA/HisF-related TIM barrel protein, giving the protein AVDLGAGEILLTSMNNDGTKQGFALDITKQLAENLAVPVIASGGGGTMQHFVDVFQQANADAALAASIFHFKEIAIPDLKQYLKEQHIAMRM; this is encoded by the coding sequence AGCAGTCGATTTAGGTGCAGGCGAAATATTATTAACCAGTATGAATAATGATGGAACCAAACAGGGTTTTGCATTAGATATAACTAAGCAATTGGCTGAAAACCTTGCTGTACCTGTTATTGCAAGCGGCGGCGGCGGAACCATGCAGCATTTTGTAGATGTGTTTCAACAAGCAAATGCAGATGCAGCTTTGGCAGCAAGCATTTTTCATTTTAAAGAAATAGCTATTCCTGATTTGAAGCAATATTTGAAAGAACAACATAT